DNA sequence from the Deinococcus humi genome:
TGGTTGGGCACACCGAATAGGTCAGGGATTACCCAAGTCAGCGGAAAGGCACTGTAAATACCATTGACCAGTCGGCGCTGGGTCTCGGCCCGTGCACCGGGAATGGAAATCAGGGCCTGCTGAGTTCGCGGCATTGTCAGCGCCAGTTCAATTGGTCCGATTACCGGCACCCCTCGAACGTGGCGCCCCTGTAACTCCGGGTTGTCGTCGTAGGCGTAGACCGGGTTAAGGCCGTAAGCGGGATGCTGACACAGATGGGCGATCGCCAGTTCGGCGGTGTGACCGGCCCCAATTACACTGATGGGGCGGCCGTATTGTCCCCAGCGGATCAGTAGACTTCGGAGCGCGTAACGCATAGTCAGGGCTGTCACCAGCAGCAAGGCCCACAGCACTAGGGCACTGGGAGGGGTGGGGGTCAGCCGCTGAATGGCCAGGGCCGCCGCCAACTGGACGCCTGCCACCTGCAGGGTGCCCACTACATGCAGCCTCAGTTCGGTCTGAGGAGATCGTCCGTAACCAGGATAGAGGCCCTGATACCCCCGCCAGATCAACCACAGTGCGCCCCAGACCAGTGTTTCGGGAAGGTCGATGGGATGCCATCCCAGAATACGGGTCAGGATCAGCGTTGGGGCACAGGCCAGCAGCAAACTCAAGACGTCTCCCAGAGCCAGGGTCAGTCCTTGCGGAACGCTGGAAAAGGTCCAGGGGCGCTGACGCTCTGCCGACCGCACAGCAGGAGGAACGGGAGACACAACACCCACAAGCACTATTCCCTTAACCTGGGGGCGTAATCGTAGCTGTAGCTCCGGCTTTCTGAGGTTGCTGTGACCTTATTTAGGACAAAGCCTAAGATATCCAGATTCGCACCCTGAGCGCGACGCACACTCTGCTTAACCGCCTGCAGGCTGGTCTTACCCTCCTCTACCACCAGCAGCACATGATCGACATGACGCCCCAGCACCAGCGCGTCCGCGAGAGCTAGCAGCGGGGGGCTGTCGATCAGAATCAGGTCGTAACCCCGGCCCCATTCAGCCAGACGTCCCCCCAGATCGGCACGGTTCAGCCGACCGAGACTGTCGTGCATGCCAGGTCCAGCGGGCAATAGATGGAGATTGGGTTCCGCCTGCATCACTTGAACATTGCTGGGGTCCAGCAACGCCTCTTGCAAGGTCCGCGCCCCGCCCACACCCACCAGCTGAGACCACTGATGATCGCGCTGGTACTTGTCCCACACGTCTTGTTGGGTCCCCCGGCGCATATCCGCGTCAATAATCAGCACGCGCTTACCGCTGGTCGCTAGACCGTCGGCGAGGGTGGCGGTCAGGCTGCTCTTACCTTCGCCCGGAACGGTGGAGGTGACCATGATGCACTGGCCAGGCCGCTCCCCGATCCGGGTCAGCAGATTGACCCGCAAAAAGCCCACTGCCTCATACAGACCCGCTTCGCGCGCCGCACGGACAATACCGCTGAACACGATGTCCCGGCGGCGCAAGCGGGGAATGCTGCCCAGTGTGGGCAGGCCGAAAGTCAGCAGGTCGTCCTCGCTGCGGGCAGTACGGTCGGTCACCGTTCGTAGAGCAGCCAGTCCCAGGCCCAGCAGCAGGGTCAGCAGCCCAGCCAACACCGCGTTGCGAGTAGGCTTAGGAGCCACCCGGTCCAGCGGGACGACCGCTGGGGCCACCAGCTCCAGAAATCCGGTGGCAGCCTGGGCCTGAATTCCCGCCTGGGCCAGGCTGCGCTGGGCGCTGGCACGGGCCGCCACCAGGGTCTGACGCTCAAGGGCGGGCAGGC
Encoded proteins:
- a CDS encoding polysaccharide biosynthesis tyrosine autokinase, whose product is MQGIRRRLPWILGATVLVTVGVYVWSKTQPDVYEASSSLVTAGSANTGTLGDSLVTASALPQGALQEALQGPIVLGEIIRRVGAVPTIAPEVRRELSRDLQEQLQKRKLTSVELQPRLDPGGNGIYTVTAQAPTPQAAATLTDLSVEALLNWDRGRALSGIERAERGLRAQLVEIDRQLAQGGLPALERQTLVAARASAQRSLAQAGIQAQAATGFLELVAPAVVPLDRVAPKPTRNAVLAGLLTLLLGLGLAALRTVTDRTARSEDDLLTFGLPTLGSIPRLRRRDIVFSGIVRAAREAGLYEAVGFLRVNLLTRIGERPGQCIMVTSTVPGEGKSSLTATLADGLATSGKRVLIIDADMRRGTQQDVWDKYQRDHQWSQLVGVGGARTLQEALLDPSNVQVMQAEPNLHLLPAGPGMHDSLGRLNRADLGGRLAEWGRGYDLILIDSPPLLALADALVLGRHVDHVLLVVEEGKTSLQAVKQSVRRAQGANLDILGFVLNKVTATSESRSYSYDYAPRLRE
- the wbaP gene encoding undecaprenyl-phosphate galactose phosphotransferase WbaP gives rise to the protein MLVGVVSPVPPAVRSAERQRPWTFSSVPQGLTLALGDVLSLLLACAPTLILTRILGWHPIDLPETLVWGALWLIWRGYQGLYPGYGRSPQTELRLHVVGTLQVAGVQLAAALAIQRLTPTPPSALVLWALLLVTALTMRYALRSLLIRWGQYGRPISVIGAGHTAELAIAHLCQHPAYGLNPVYAYDDNPELQGRHVRGVPVIGPIELALTMPRTQQALISIPGARAETQRRLVNGIYSAFPLTWVIPDLFGVPNQGLQTHSIGAIASLEIRNNLRSLRSRLVKRILDLLCAIVCTVLALPLLLIIAVAIRLESKGPVIYKAYRLGRYGQPFPCYKFRSMHEDAEQRLESLLKECPELRHEYETFHKLKQDPRVTRIGGLLRMTSLDELPQLWNVLMGQMSLVGPRPYLPRESQKIGHAIDTILRVRPGMTGYWQVNDRSESTFEQRVDMDQFYIANWSPWLDLVILLQTVRVVVRGMGAY